One Gemmatimonadota bacterium genomic region harbors:
- a CDS encoding AraC family transcriptional regulator: MPFVQHSLHRWTGAVVGLGEAFDGSVEPLEAELRARAGDAAAQAAALDGWFLARLAMSPAKRTTHEMVRRVVETRGSESVEGLARGAGLSPRTVDRLFRRHVGFTPKAWAQVVRFQRALDRLKSEPGCPLSQVAAELGYYDQSHLAREYRRFSGSTPGRHAGYFPIEAPTDFAPNVVRFVQDAAGP; this comes from the coding sequence ATGCCCTTCGTCCAGCACTCCCTCCACCGATGGACGGGTGCCGTCGTCGGACTCGGCGAGGCATTCGACGGAAGCGTCGAACCATTGGAAGCGGAGTTGCGGGCACGGGCTGGCGACGCCGCTGCACAAGCGGCCGCGCTGGATGGTTGGTTCCTCGCGCGCCTGGCGATGTCGCCGGCCAAGCGGACTACGCACGAGATGGTGCGACGGGTCGTCGAAACGCGAGGGAGCGAGAGTGTGGAGGGACTGGCGCGTGGTGCCGGCCTCTCCCCGCGCACCGTGGACCGGCTCTTTCGTCGGCACGTTGGGTTCACCCCAAAGGCCTGGGCGCAGGTCGTCCGTTTCCAGCGGGCACTGGATCGGCTCAAGTCCGAGCCGGGGTGCCCCCTGTCGCAGGTGGCCGCCGAGCTGGGCTATTACGACCAGTCGCACCTCGCGCGGGAGTACCGGCGCTTCTCGGGGAGCACGCCTGGCCGACACGCAGGCTACTTCCCAATAGAAGCGCCCACCGACTTTGCCCCCAACGTTGTCCGGTTCGTACAAGACGCCGCTGGCCCGTAG
- a CDS encoding SRPBCC domain-containing protein has translation MPATTTRRFFSRETSVSVDISATADRVWSLLTDVAGIPKWNSTVVSLSGELKPGGRIALVSTLDPKRTFKLAVKGFVPGRRLVWGDAMGTRTYEISPRPGAGVTVTMHEKIGGPVFPLFARMIPPFDAAFDQFAADLKRAAEST, from the coding sequence ATGCCCGCCACCACAACGCGTCGCTTCTTCTCGCGTGAGACCAGCGTCTCCGTCGACATCTCCGCCACCGCCGACCGCGTCTGGTCCCTGCTGACAGACGTCGCCGGGATCCCGAAGTGGAACTCCACGGTCGTCTCGCTGAGCGGTGAGCTCAAGCCGGGAGGACGGATCGCCCTCGTCTCGACCCTCGATCCCAAGCGGACCTTCAAGCTGGCCGTGAAGGGGTTCGTGCCCGGGCGTCGGCTGGTCTGGGGTGACGCCATGGGCACGCGGACCTACGAGATCTCGCCGCGTCCTGGAGCGGGGGTGACGGTCACGATGCACGAGAAGATCGGCGGTCCTGTCTTCCCGTTGTTTGCCCGCATGATTCCCCCATTCGACGCGGCGTTCGACCAGTTTGCCGCCGACCTCAAGCGCGCCGCCGAGTCCACATGA
- a CDS encoding GNAT family N-acetyltransferase, with amino-acid sequence MITLAPITLEGYDVRLEPMTAAHADGLAQAAADGKLWELWFTSVPAPDQVSTYITTALDGQQAGHMLPWVVRDLLTGHIAGSTRYHDIVPGVDRVEIGWTWYAASYQRSALNTTCKLLLLTHAFEQLGCAVVGLRTDNFNFRSQRAIEAIGAKKDGVIRHHQARRDGTVRDSVMYSILAAEWRDVKRHLELRLNRLRAL; translated from the coding sequence ATGATCACTCTGGCGCCGATCACTCTCGAAGGGTACGACGTTCGCCTCGAGCCCATGACCGCCGCGCATGCCGACGGGTTGGCGCAGGCTGCGGCGGATGGCAAGCTCTGGGAGTTGTGGTTCACCTCGGTTCCGGCGCCCGACCAGGTGTCCACCTACATCACGACAGCGCTCGACGGCCAGCAGGCCGGTCACATGCTCCCGTGGGTCGTTCGTGACTTGCTCACGGGACACATCGCCGGCTCGACCCGGTACCACGACATCGTCCCCGGGGTTGATCGCGTGGAGATCGGGTGGACCTGGTACGCGGCCAGCTACCAGCGGAGCGCCCTCAACACGACCTGCAAGTTGCTGCTGCTCACCCATGCCTTCGAACAGCTGGGATGCGCGGTGGTGGGGCTGCGGACCGACAACTTCAACTTCCGGTCGCAGCGCGCGATCGAGGCTATCGGCGCGAAGAAGGACGGGGTGATCCGGCACCATCAGGCGCGGCGCGACGGGACGGTGCGTGACAGCGTGATGTACAGCATCCTCGCGGCCGAATGGCGGGACGTGAAGCGCCACCTGGAGTTGCGCCTCAACCGACTGCGAGCGCTCTAG
- a CDS encoding RDD family protein, translating to MSRTVWFFADGDRAGGPVTWDALLAAARRRELTPAGRVWTPAVDGWLAARDVPWLFGTSDAALAPADVIEGGLAVPPPLKGTIFARSRPASPVKRLGLVPAAPWHRALALAIDLMVLFVLTLAIGGTFLWALQRAGLNGPEVEQSDLFALTAFVLLLLYPVATESYWGASLGKRLLKCRVVDAFGETPFATRIVIRSLVRGVGVLGLLVAAMSVANGGIRNADEVWVAATVPLLAFSAISLWLRDRRALHDFAGGTWVVRR from the coding sequence ATGTCACGGACCGTCTGGTTCTTTGCCGATGGTGACCGCGCGGGTGGCCCCGTCACATGGGACGCCTTGCTCGCGGCCGCGCGTCGTCGCGAACTAACGCCCGCCGGGCGTGTGTGGACCCCGGCCGTTGATGGGTGGCTGGCCGCGCGCGACGTTCCGTGGCTCTTTGGCACGAGCGACGCCGCCCTTGCGCCTGCGGATGTGATCGAGGGAGGGCTGGCCGTCCCTCCCCCACTCAAGGGCACCATCTTCGCGCGGTCGCGGCCAGCATCCCCGGTCAAGCGGTTGGGGCTCGTGCCGGCTGCGCCGTGGCATCGCGCGTTGGCCCTGGCGATCGACCTCATGGTGTTGTTCGTGCTGACACTCGCCATCGGCGGGACCTTTCTCTGGGCGCTGCAACGTGCGGGGCTCAACGGCCCGGAGGTCGAACAGTCGGACCTTTTTGCACTGACCGCGTTTGTGCTGTTGTTGCTTTATCCTGTGGCGACCGAGTCGTACTGGGGAGCATCGTTAGGTAAGCGGCTCCTGAAGTGCCGCGTGGTGGATGCCTTTGGCGAGACCCCGTTCGCCACGCGCATCGTCATCCGCTCGCTGGTGCGCGGCGTGGGCGTGCTCGGGCTGCTGGTGGCGGCCATGAGTGTGGCCAATGGCGGGATCCGGAACGCGGATGAAGTGTGGGTCGCCGCGACCGTACCGCTGCTCGCGTTCTCGGCGATCTCGCTGTGGCTCCGCGACCGGCGGGCGTTGCACGACTTCGCCGGAGGTACCTGGGTCGTGCGTCGGTAG